The Bifidobacteriaceae bacterium genomic interval GCATCGATCCCCGAGCCGGAGTACCAGCCCTATCTGTTCATCGGCAACGTCGACCACTCTGCCGCGTTCGCCGAATGCCTGAAGCAGAGCGGGTACACCGAGCCTGTGTACCAGAACGACCCGGTTGACGAAGTCAAACAGAAGGAGGCCATGCTTGAGGCCACCACCGGATGGATCAAGTGCGCCCGCGACAACGGCTTCCCCGATCTCAAGGACCCCGCCCCGGCCAAAGCCGACGACTGGGAAACGCAGCCGATGGCCGTCCTGCCCGGCGACATCACCGTCCCAGAGCTGGAGGCCCTGCTCGTCAAGTGCCCCAACTTCGACAGCGAAAGTTTCGACAGATTGATCGACGCGATGATCAAGCTCGGCCCGGACGCGAGCGAGGAAGACCAGCAAAAGCTGGTCGAAGAGATGTACTCCGACTACACCGACCCATCGATCGGGTTCGACCTGCCCGGCTGGAACGGTCAGCCGTACACCTTCGAGGGCGAAGGCGAAGATCCCGATTACGCAAAGGGCCAGGCGCTTTCAGAGGTCTTGTACCAAGAGCAAACGCAGTTCTGGGAAGAAGCGCAAAAGCGTCTCGAAGAAGCGGGCTTCACCAACCTCGGCTAGCAGGGTCTCGGCGCAGGGCCCAGCGGGTCGAGGCTAGCATCAGCGATCGCTTGCGTGTTTGCCTGGAATGGGGGGATGAGCGCGCGGCTGACGGAGCCAATCACTTACGTCCGGACCGGGCAAGCGGCGAGGATCCTAGGGGTCTCGAGGGACACCGTGGTGCGCTTGGTCGCCAACGGAACCTTTTCGGCGTATCGACCGGCCGGGTCGCACCGGTACCTGAGTGAGCGGGAAGTGTCGGCGTACAAAGCCGAGAAGGAGCAAAGATCGACTTTCTTGCGCACGATGACCGAGGGGGCGGAGGCGTCCGGTGTTTACGACATCGATGAGGCCCTGGCGGCATAGGGCCGACGGCAATGAGGGCGTTGCTGGACGTCAACGTGGTGTTCGGCATCTGGTCGACCGACCTGCTGATGACGGCCTTCGCCGCGTACCTGTACCAGGTCCTGTGGTCGGAGCACACCTTGGCGCCCACCCCAGAAAGAGTGAGCCAGCGGTACGGGTTGGCGGGACAAAGATCCCAAGCCGTGCACCGACGGGTGCAAGCCATGCGCTATGCACGCGCCGCCCCCACCCACGCCCGCTCAAATGGCTGAGAGGCTTGCTAGCGTCGGCTTCGGCCAGTTTGTCCAGCGCGGTGCCATTCCCGGCGGCAACGCCGAACAGGCACCCGAGCAAGCGGCAATCCGGGGCCCGTGATAACCGCGGTCCAACCAGGTGCCGCAGACCATCGGCTGCGCACCGACGGAAAGAGCCTGAGGGGTTCAACGGCGAGTTGTCACATGCCGGCAGGTCGGTCAAGTGATCCGATAAATCCTCAATCCGACCGCATCCAGCAGGTGAATAATCTGCTCGGCATCGTGGCGGTAGCGGTCCTGTACATCAGATCCCAATCCCTCCCACGGCACCATTTCGATGCTTGTCAGGGCTTTCGCAACAGGATCCATGTCGCCCTCTTCAAGGGGCCAGCCGGAGTCGCTTCTTTCCCTGCGCCGACGCTCATGTTCCATTCTGGCGAGGCGAGCGATCTCTTCCTCGCTGAACGCATTCACGGTCGGAAAAGAAGTGTCAGGGTCAGCGCACCACTGGCGCACATCAAAGCCGCACTCGACTTCTGCGAGTTGCATTGGAATGTGGCGAGCCCGCGCGAGGAAGAAATCCCTGTGCTCCTGAGCCAACTCGGCCCATGGTCGGGCAAGTCGCCGCATCAACACGCTTTCCGGGTACGACTCCTGCTCATAGATCTCCTGCGCGATGTCCTCTGCCACGCTGCCAAACAGGGTCTCAACCAGCAAGAGCCGGAAGAACGCTTGAGCGTCGACATGAAGTCTGAGCTGCGCTTCGGACGGTAGATCAGCCGGTTCCAACGACGACCCGCGAATGCGGCTCATGTCAAGCACGGCCTCCATTGACCGCGCGCCGTGCTTGTACGCCGGCACAAGCAACATGGCGCGGACAATGTCATCGTTCACTGGCAAAACCGGTTCCCGGTGGTCCCAAGTCGTCAACCTGCGCCGACAAATGCTGCGCAGGAGCACAGCCCGTCGTAAGAGGTATGCGGTGTCTTGAGCACCCTGGCGGTTCGGGCCAACAACGTCAACCGTGCCACGCAGCCGCGACACGAAATCTGGCGCCTTGGCACTCCGGAATTCCTGGACACTGCTCCGGGTCTCTTCTTCAGTCGACCTTGGATCGAGTCCCAACGGCCAGACGAACTCCTGGAGGGTCGCCTTCGTTCCTCCGCCGAACACCAGCACACACCGCCCGATGGGGTGGTAGTCGGTGGCGTCGCGGTACAGTCCGTCCTGCATCGGCATGAGAAAGCTCTTGAGCCAACCCAGCGGCCGACCGTCGCGGTCAGAATCGAACTCATCGAAAAACACCAGCGGCAGTTTCCCAGTAAGCGCAGAATCCCGGATCTTCTGAAACGCTGCCGTAAGGTCATTGACCCCACTGAACTGTGAGACATTGAACGCCAACCTGTCCA includes:
- a CDS encoding helix-turn-helix domain-containing protein, which produces MSARLTEPITYVRTGQAARILGVSRDTVVRLVANGTFSAYRPAGSHRYLSEREVSAYKAEKEQRSTFLRTMTEGAEASGVYDIDEALAA